One window from the genome of Gopherus evgoodei ecotype Sinaloan lineage chromosome 2, rGopEvg1_v1.p, whole genome shotgun sequence encodes:
- the DSEL gene encoding dermatan-sulfate epimerase-like protein: protein MALMFTLHILFLALVMFALSTFEESVSNYSDWVTFTENVYQNEKQKLQDFSANQKLKKTILHPSLYFDAEDIQALRQKSRTSHLHLFRAIRGAVTAMLSSPSYYLPPPKHADFAAKWNEIYGNNLPPLAFYCLLCPEDKAAFEFVLEYMDRMAGYKDWLVENAPGDEVPLGHSLTGFATAFDFLYGSLDNIRRQKYLKKIWIVSEEMYEYSKVRSWGKQLLHNHQATNMLALLTGALVTGVDKKSQTNIWKHAVVDVMEKTMFLLNHIVDGSLDEGVAYGSYTAKSVTQYVFLAQRHFGINNLENNWLKMHFWFYYATLLPGYQRTVGIADSNYNWFYGPESQLVFLDKFVMKNGAGNWLAQQIRKHRPKDGPMVPSTAQRWSTLHTEYIWYAAELTPQPPPDYGTAKMHVFPNWGVVTYGAGLPNTQTNTFVSFKSGKLGGRAVYDIVHFQPYSWIDGWRSFNPGHEHPDQNSFTFAPNGQVFVSEALYGPKFSHLNNVLVFAPSPTSQCNQPWEGQLGECAQWLKWIGDEAGDSAGEIITASQYEEMMFVSGEAASAYSSAMKLKSVYRTLLLLNAQTLLVVDHIEKETDSPLSSVSAFFHNLDIDFKYIPYKFMNKYSGAMMDVWDAHYKMFWFDHHGNSPVARIQEAEQAAEFKKRWTQFINVTFPMKTTVTRVAYVFYGPYVNVSNCRFIDDSKYGFQIFLNVNNTENIVSIVTEYHSLRTRFNYLGFGGFAKVADQNKVIKFGLGTEAVQEQITNNRTVFPFGFKVNIIAGLVLGISLVILAFQWRFYISFSKLLRWILILVITLWFIELVDVWSTCTQPICAKWSSDIINVDPNTGNTAKQLEGNPVVLPDVVITSLPSSGADILKQLFFNSSDFIYIRIPTTYLDIPETELEIDSFVDACEWKASDIQSGRFRLLRGWLQSLVQDTKLHLQNIHLHEASRNKLAQHSTRSKDKKRRSRKRESLSEQRSRTRGKLDKDAEYIRELRRHLAYYPYARPVLSLSSGSWTSKLPFFQEIIGPSMRALYVVRDPRAWIYSMLYKSKPSLYSLKNVPEHLAMLFKVEGGKEKCGLHSRYAFEYESLREELLDSRSNAVSVLSHLWLANTAAALRVNGDLLQTNYQLVKFEDIVSSPQKTAEAIYAFLGIPLSPASLNQILFATSTNLFYLPYEGEISPTSIHAWEQKMPIEEIRLIEDICCTLMDHLGYPKFTV, encoded by the coding sequence ATGGCTCTTATGTTTACACTACATATTTTATTTCTAGCGTTAGTGATGTTTGCTCTCTCCACTTTTGAAGAATCTGTAAGCAATTACTCTGACTGGGTGACTTTCACAGAAAATGTGTATCAGAATGAGAAACAAAAACTGCAAGATTTCAGTGCCAACCAGAAGCTGAAAAAAACTATTCTTCATCCAAGCTTATATTTTGATGCCGAAGATATCCAAGCACTGAGGCAAAAGTCTCGTACAAGCCATTTACATCTGTTCAGAGCTATCAGAGGTGCAGTGACAGCTATGCTGTCCAGCCCATCATACTACCTACCTCCACCCAAGCATGCTGATTTTGCTGCAAAGTGGAATGAGATTTATGGTAACAATCTGCCTCCCTTAGCTTTTTATTGTTTGCTATGCCCAGAAGATAAAGCTGCCTTTGAATTTGTTTTAGAATACATGGACAGAATGGCTGGCTACAAAGACTGGCTGGTTGAGAATGCTCCAGGAGATGAAGTGCCACTTGGTCACTCCTTAACAGGTTTTGCCACTGCTTTTGACTTCTTATATGGCTCACTGGATAACATCAGAAGACAAAAATATCTAAAGAAGATCTGGATTGTGAGTGAGGAAATGTACGAATATTCAAAAGTCCGCTCATGGGGAAAGCAACTTCTCCATAACCACCAAGCCACTAATATGCTAGCACTGCTCACAGGTGCCCTGGTTACTGGGGTGGACAAAAAATCTCAGACAAATATTTGGAAACATGCCGTTGTTGATGTGATGGAAAAAACCATGTTTCTGCTCAATCACATTGTAGATGGCTCTTTGGACGAAGGAGTAGCTTACGGCAGTTACACAGCTAAGTCAGTAACCCAATATGTTTTCCTGGCCCAGCGCCATTTTGGTATTAATAACCTAGAAAACAATTGGCTGAAAATGCACttttggttttattatgccaCACTGTTACCAGGCTATCAAAGGACTGTGGGCATAGCAGATTCTAATTATAACTGGTTTTATGGCCCTGAAAGCCAGCTGGTTTTCCTGGATAAGTTTGTAATGAAGAATGGAGCTGGCAATTGGCTGGCACAACAGATTAGAAAGCACAGGCCCAAGGATGGCCCAATGGTGCCATCCACTGCACAAAGGTGGAGCACACTTCACACTGAATACATCTGGTATGCTGCAGAGCTAACTCCTCAACCTCCCCCTGACTATGGCACTGCTAAGATGCATGTGTTTCCTAACTGGGGAGTTGTTACTTATGGGGCTGGGTTGCCAAATACTCAGACCAACACCTTTGTGTCCTTTAAATCCGGAAAGCTTGGTGGCCGTGCAGTCTATGACATAGTTCATTTTCAGCCATATTCCTGGATTGATGGATGGAGGAGTTTCAATCCAGGACATGAACATCCAGATCAGAACTCCTTTACTTTTGCCCCCAATGGACAGGTGTTTGTATCTGAGGCCCTATATGGACCCAAGTTCAGCCACTTGAATAATGTACTGGTGTTTGCTCCATCTCCTACAAGTCAGTGTAATCAGCCTTGGGAGGGACAACTTGGGGAGTGTGCACAGTGGCTTAAGTGGATTGGTGATGAGGCTGGAGACTCAGCTGGGGAGATTATAACAGCTTCTCAGTATGAGGAGATGATGTTTGTGAGTGGTGAGGCAGCATCTGCCTACTCTTCTGCAATGAAACTGAAAAGCGTGTATCGTACTTTGCTACTCCTAAATGCTCAGACATTGCTAGTAGTAGACCATATTGAGAAGGAGACAGACTCTCCcctcagctctgtcagtgcctTCTTTCATAATCTTGACattgattttaaatatatacCCTATAAGTTTATGAACAAATATAGTGGAGCCATGATGGATGTGTGGGATGCTCACTATAAGATGTTTTGGTTTGATCATCATGGGAATAGTCCTGTTGCCAGGATACAAGAGGCAGAGCaagcagcagagttcaaaaagCGGTGGACTCAGTTCATAAATGTTACCTTTCCCATGAAAACCACTGTTACAAGAGTTGCATATGTGTTCTATGGACCGTATGTTAATGTTTCTAACTGCAGATTCATAGATGATTCCAAATATGGATTTCAAATTTTTCTAAATGTCAACAACACTGAAAATATTGTCTCCATTGTGACTGAATATCACAGTCTGAGGACAAGGTTCAATTATTTGGGATTTGGTGGCTTTGCCAAGGTAGCTGATCAAAACAAAGTTATCAAATTTGGTCTAGGCACTGAAGCTGTACAAGAACAGATAACAAATAACAGAACAGTTTTCCCATTTGGATTCAAAGTGAATATAATAGCAGGATTAGTTTTGGGCATTAGTTTGGTAATACTGGCTTTTCAGTGGCGGTTTTACATTTCCTTCAGCAAGTTGTTGCGCTGGATACTAATACTGGTTATCACACTGTGGTTTATTGAGCTGGTGGATGTATGGAGCACTTGCACTCAGCCTATCTGTGCAAAATGGAGCAGTGACATCATAAATGTAGACCCAAATACAGGCAATACAGCCAAACAATTAGAAGGAAACCCTGTTGTTTTGCCAGATGTGGTAATTACCTCACTTCCCAGTTCCGGAGCAGACATTTtaaagcaacttttttttaacagcAGTGATTTCATATACATCAGAATCCCTACAACTTACCTTGATATCCCTGAAACTGAACTTGAAATTGACTCATTTGTAGATGCATGTGAATGGAAGGCTTCTGATATCCAAAGTGGCCGTTTCCGTCTACTCCGAGGCTGGCTCCAATCCCTAGTCCAAGACACAAAACTGCATTTACAAAATATTCATTTACATGAAGCCAGCAGAAATAAATTAGCTCAGCATTCTACCAGAAGTAAGGACAAAAAGAGAAGGTCCAGAAAGAGAGAGTCTTTGTCAGAACAAAGAAGCAGAACAAGAGGAAAATTAGACAAAGATGCTGAATACATTAGGGAACTGAGGAGACACCTTGCCTATTATCCATATGCACGTCCTGTACTTAGTTTAAGTAGTGGGAGCTGGACATCAAAGCTTCCTTTCTTTCAAGAAATCATAGGTCCCTCAATGAGGGCATTGTATGTAGTAAGGGACCCTCGGGCATGGATCTACTCAATGTTGTATAAAAGTAAGCCAAGTCTTTACTCCTTGAAAAATGTTCCAGAGCACTTAGCTATGCTGTTTAAAGTGGAAGGCGGGAAAGAAAAGTGTGGTTTACATTCACGCTATGCCTTTGAATATGAATCACTGAGGGAAGAACTCTTGGATTCTAGGTCAAATGCAGTTTCTGTGCTGTCCCATTTGTGGCTAGCAAACACAGCAGCAGCGCTGCGAGTAAATGGGGATCTGCTGCAGACAAATTATCAGCTGGTCAAGTTTGAAGATATTGTGAGCTCTCCTCAGAAGACAGCTGAAGCAATTTATGCTTTCCTTGGTATTCCTCTGTCTCCTGCTAGCTTAAACCAAATATTGTTTGCCACCTCCACCAATCTTTTCTACCTTCCTTATGAAGGTGAAATATCACCAACTAGTATTCATGCCTGGGAACAAAAAATGCCTATTGAAGAAATTAGACTGATTGAGGACATCTGTTGTACCTTGATGGACCACTTAGGATACCCAAAGTTTACAGTTTAA